The following coding sequences are from one Aethina tumida isolate Nest 87 chromosome 2, icAetTumi1.1, whole genome shotgun sequence window:
- the LOC126264483 gene encoding uncharacterized protein LOC126264483 produces MLDQIDGEYEESEKLKKAITLENNKIIISHLANSEECHTISLVLVKVFNDLFEIYKLYHSDLSKNTVHKLIQYEGYKFYLIEIHIANSIQKKISEFECGIGICVRGTNILINRTVQYKNVSPIIEIVPVEETIVDCIVETYLILQFNNSLIKLDLQTVVLDISYHFHTFLENSKSNNLNKKILQINKHYNQSDIDQLRRPILTENVFHSQITSEELIKLFLNHSYHLLDIDLFSEFTNNDLNAFSVYFSTGYNKHLLTFDPKNKKIIISCNIDDMLILKSHFIKGCLKAIAANKKTEGEIQSLSEKLANSVTVNDVCLCYKKAREYYAVIFL; encoded by the exons ATGCTTGACCAAATTGATGGTGAATATGAAGAAagtgaaaaattaaagaaagccattacattagaaaataataaaattataatttctcatCTAGCAAATTCAGAAGAATGTCATACTATTTCACTTGTGCTCGTGAaggtttttaatgatttatttgaaatttataaattatatcacaGTGATTTGTCCAAAAATActgttcataaattaattcaatatgaaggttacaagttttatttaattgaaattcataTAGCAAACTcgatacagaaaaaaatatctgagtttgaatgtGGAATTGGAATTTGTGTACGAGGgacaaatattctaattaatcgaactgtacaatataaaaatgtaagccCAATAATAGAAATTGTACCTGTTGAGGAAACTATAGTTGACTGTATTGTTGAAACCTATTTGATTTTACAGTTTAACAatagtttgattaaattagATCTTCAGACTGTAGTGTTAGATATTTCATACCACTTTCACACCTTTTTGGAAAATAGCAAaagcaataatttaaacaaaaaaattttacaaattaacaaacacTATAACCAAAGTGATATCGATCAACTGAGAAGACCAATACTAACAGAAAATGTATTTCATTCTCAAATCACGTcagaagaattaattaaattatttttaaatcattcgtATCATCTTCTAGATatagatttgttttcagaatttacaaataatgatttaaatgcattctctgtatatttttcaacaggctataataaacatttacttaCGTTTGATcctaaaaacaagaaaattataatatcatgTAATATTGATgacatgttaattttaaaatcccaCTTTATTAAGGGATGTTTAAAAGCTATAGCCGCGAACAAAAAGACTGAAGGGGAAATACAG agtCTGTCGGAAAAACTGGCAAATTCTGTGACTGTAAATGATGTATGCTTGTGTTATAAAAAAGCTAGGGAATATTATGctgtgatatttttgtaa
- the LOC109597581 gene encoding polyamine-modulated factor 1-binding protein 1 isoform X2, which yields MENNNLINKSDNKVCRGSNSSVNSLKSFRSLNLLSSIRKAVRKKPKSLDKQEQVQEANTSNSNSSIMAGESVEEIKFTEMLDDQNNGSVESQIVIYDSIPCHFYQTMGIQVNPFINPLIQTHKTISPRTSLKNDPIVFIQKTKCTNEANALSLSHETYQKIQELSIKLRESENSFIFILKKYITDPSIQADLMAVVSKHSKIYADSETTTSTTLTNIWMKQLETERIQGRALQETLNVVVKQNRQLQLDNETLFRNHERAISRLHAIHSQNTGEDIKCGLEKQIEHFMRHNERLQQKLVVYYQQLGKYENEMHLSKIHYENLEKEFFSVNEENQLLKAKLDRSKNEYDLEVTSLNTRLENSDQILRDIAVVGKKVIEELITIKSKISNIPNKINWNKLTVESSGTNSIEILNICNDFVTELSNELLTIQENVSFKELEVKHFDSNIGNEETTSYENQLNALRQECELYQEEIIKNKLEFESIISLKEKILEEKLQIINNIHRENHTLQAQVENLEKIIKEIGCGDANYKKDPAIQFQTEFNQILKEKQQLVEKYAQAKDSNRILLENHHQAEQQLNNQKVESHTLKMEVEQLKVKYEAEHQTTLSLQKERKKYLEEKAELKQIFQRMKSDIDRMEKLEEKMLNASNEANRLALIADFNKQIGEKLKEEVIERDNTISLLRGNMDKLNYIQVENTKEKLSLCHELSEVCTIKEQLSTVLSTEVQRNYALCEANKDLESTATDQVKQYQEKFLTERETLKELFKELKSVVQERDNLLIVQNRYLKEIKDLQSNFLDLKKKLSTLIEKSNKKDVKIHRLTESLKNHQDVSKETELKLTKDLIYYKESISSIEAQLRKTKQEKDDLQNSIEYLQNTTQKLHKDLNDSRKSEKDMKMELDKVKLEFKKIDNQNIEHEKTINKLCVEKEKLKSEIDYVNNLCEKVLSDFESSIKINANKEDTFKKECENYKTIILRYEADTNKLQQELKKAQAHLDFMKTNGNSELTAKYLRTIEELKEENHQQKKDFLITEQKLKNMIEELNSKISHKTELHRRLKGNFDEQKIENKNCKQNIEKLKREHKVAIECLEQEVTTLNKKVQELSAALENLRSIKDTAPKINEVSENTCELVQKKKSLQNIVNQLNNTQNSLHDIELQKQILKCNIEEAMKKLETEKKRIEELTKEKETVEKLRFDVSSKCSQLQNEIRESTDHSRSDFDTLRQNEMRTRAMKRELDQSYEIMINLKDEISKFEQQITQLEFQRCELTLRLHESQGHCETEKAICDKLRKINQNILSTIVKMKDEGKVGTSEFNELMMAVQEESCEIYRRDSNLTTITNRSEYELSNALDQNSSKIYKNSQLLH from the exons atggagaataataatttaatt aataaatctgATAACAAAGTATGCCGAGGAAGTAATTCTAGTGTAAACAGTCTCAAATCGTTTAggtcacttaatttattatccagCATTAGAAAAGCTGTTCGTAAAAAGCCCAAAAGCTTAGATAAGCAGGAACAAGTTCAGGAAGCAAACACATCAAACAGCAATTCTTCAATTATGGCAGGGGAAAGTGTGGAAGAAATCAAGTTTACTGAAATGCTAGATGACCAG aataatggGTCTGTTGAAagtcaaattgttatttacgaCTCAATACCTTGTCATTTTTATCAAACTATGGGCATACAAGTTAATCCTTTCATAAATCCACTGATCCAAACACATAAGACGATTTCACCAAGAACCAGTCTAAAAAACGATCCAATCGTctttattcaaaaaacaaa atgTACGAATGAAGCAAATGCATTATCTTTGTCTCATGAAACTTATCAAAAAATTCAGGAgttgtcaattaaattaagagaaagtgaaaacagttttatatttattcttaaaaaatatataacagatCCATCTATACAAGCAGACTTGA tggCAGTAGTAAGCAAACACTCAAAAATTTATGCTGATAGTGAAACAACGACTAGTACGACTTTAACCAATATTTGGATGAAACAGTTAGAGACGGAGAGGATACAGGGGCGTGCCCTTCAGGAAACTCTTAATGTTGTGGTAAAACAAAATAGACAACTACAATTAGATAACGAAACATTATTTCGGAATCATGAGAGGGCAATCTCAAGATTGCATGCAATACATTCGCAAAATACCGGAGAAGATATTAAGTGTG GACTTGAAAAACAAATCGAGCACTTTATGAGACATAATGAAAGATTGCAACAAAAACTAGTTGTATATTACCAACAACtaggaaaatatgaaaatgagaTGCACTTGTCCAAAATTCATTATGAAAATTTGGAGAAGGAATTTTTCTCtgtaaatgaagaaaatcaattattaaaag cCAAGCTAGACAGAtctaaaaatgaatatgaCTTAGAAGTAACATCTTTAAATACCAGATTAGAAAACAGTGATCAAATCTTAAGAGATATAGCTGTGGTAGGAAAGAAAGTGATAGAAGAATTGATAACTATTAAAAGCAAGATAAGTAACAttccaaacaaaattaattggaataaattgACGGTGGAG TCTTCAGGAACTAATTccatagaaatattaaatatatgcaaTGACTTTGTTACTGAATTATCAAACGAGCTATTAACAATACAGGAAAATGT ATCATTTAAAGAACTGGAGGTAAAACATTTTGACAGTAACATTGGAAATGAAGAAACAACATCTtatgaaaatcaattaaatgctCTAAGGCAGGAATGTGAACTCTATCAagaggaaataattaaaaataaattagaatttgagAGCATAATTTCCTTAAAAGAAAAGATATTGGAAGAAAAACTCCAAATCATTAATAACATACACAGAGAAAATCACACGTTACAAGCACAAGTAGAGAATTTAGAaaagattattaaagaaataggCTGTGGCGatgcaaattataaaaaagatccCGCCATACAATTTCAAACAGAATTCAATCag atattaaaagaaaagcaACAACTGGTTGAAAAGTATGCTCAGGCCAAAGATAGTAATCGAATTTTACTGGAAAATCATCATCAAGCTGAACAGCAGTTAAACAATCAAAAAGTTGAGAGTCACACTTTGAAAATGGAAGTGGAACaactaaaagtaaaatatgaaGCTGAACATCAAACAACTCTGT caTTACAAAAAgaacgtaaaaaatatttggaggAAAAGGCAGaacttaaacaaatattccaACGCATGAAATCGGATATTGACCGAATGGAGAAGTTGGAGGAAAAGATGCTCAATGCAAGCAACGAGGCTAATCGTTTGGcg ttaatagcagatttcaataaacaaattggaGAAAAACTCAAAGAAGAAGTCATTGAACGCGACAATACTATTTCACTGCTCAGAGGAAACAtggacaaattaaattatattcaagtcGAAAATACGAAAGAGAAGCTGTCACTATGTCATGAGCTTTCTGAAGTCTGTACCATTAAGGAGCAGCTTTCTACCGTTCTGTCAACGGAAGTTCAACGAAACTATGCTTTATGTGAAGCAAACAAAGATTTGGAAAGCACTGCTACTgaccaa GTAAAACAATAccaagaaaaatttttaacggAAAGAGAAAccttaaaagaattatttaaagaactaAAAAGTGTAGTGCAAGAAAGAGATAATTTACTAATAGTTCAAAATCGATATCTAAAAGAG atTAAAGATCTTCAATCGAACTTTTtggatttaaagaaaaaacttaGCACCTTAATAGAGaagtcaaataaaaaagatgtaAAAATCCATCGACTAACTGAAAGTTTAAAGAACCATCAAGATGTCTCGAAAGAAACGGAATTAAAGTTAACGAAAGatctaatatattacaaaGAATCGATATCCTCCATAGAGGCTCAATTAAGAAAGACGAAACAAGAAAAGGATGATCTTCAAAATAGTATTGAGTATCTTCAAAATACCACTCAAAAACTTCACAAGGACTTAAATGATTCCAGAAAATCTGAAAAG gatATGAAAATGGAACTGGATAAAGtaaaattggaatttaaaaaaattgataatcaaAACATAGAAcatgaaaaaacaattaataaattatgtgttgAGAAAGAAAAACTTAAATCTGAAATCgattatgttaataatctATGTGAGAAAGTCTTATCTG attttgagtctagtataaaaataaacgccAACAAAGaagacacatttaaaaaagaatgcgaaaattataaaacaattatattaagataCGAGGCGGATACAAATAAGTTACAAcag GAGTTAAAAAAAGCACAAGCACACTTAGATTTTATGAAAACCAATGGCAATAGTGAATTAACTGCGAAATATCTTAG gaCCATCGAGgaattaaaagaagaaaaccatcaacaaaaaaaagattttctaATAACCGAACAGaagttgaaaaatatgatAGAAGAATTGAATTCCAAAATTTCTCATAAAACTGAGCTGCATAGAAGATTAAAGGGAAATTTCGACGAACAAaagattgaaaataaaaattgtaaacagaATATAGAAAAACTTAAAAG GGAGCACAAAGTAGCTATTGAATGTTTAGAACAAGAAGTAActacactaaataaaaaagttcagGAACTTTCTGCCGCATTAGAAAATCTAAGGTCTATAAAAGATACAGcaccaaaaataaatgaagtttCAGAAAATACTTGTGAATTAGTGCAGAAAAAGAAGTCGTTACAAAACATAgtcaatcaattaaataacactCAAAATTCACTTCATGATATAGAGTTACAAAAG CAAAtactaaaatgtaatatagaGGAAGCAATGAAGAAGTTGGAGACAGAAAAGAAAAGAATTGAAGAACTGACGAAGGAAAAGGAAACTGTCGAAAAACTGCGATTTGATGTATCTTCAAAATGTTCCCAGCTACAAAAtgag ataaggGAATCGACAGATCATAGTCGATCAGACTTTGATACGTTACGCCAAAATgag ATGAGAACAAGAGCTATGAAACGTGAATTAGACCAAAGTTatgaaataatgataaatttgaaagatgaaatttccaaatttgaaCAACAAATCACGCAATTAGAATTCCAAAG GTGCGAATTAACTTTACGTCTACACGAATCACAAGGTCATTGTGAAACTGAAAAAGCCATTTGTGATAAATTGcgaaaaataaatcagaacATTCTATCAACGATAGTGAAAATGAAAGACGAAGGTAAAGTAGGAACCTCCGAATTTAATGAACTGATGATGGCGGTGCAAGAAGAAAGCTGCGAAATTTACAGACGAGATTCTAACctcacaacaataacaaacagATCTGAGTATGAACTTTCAAATGCCTTAGATCAAAACTCttcaaaaatctataaaaactcACAACTTCTTCATTAA
- the LOC109597581 gene encoding polyamine-modulated factor 1-binding protein 1 isoform X1 yields MENNNLIVKNKSDNKVCRGSNSSVNSLKSFRSLNLLSSIRKAVRKKPKSLDKQEQVQEANTSNSNSSIMAGESVEEIKFTEMLDDQNNGSVESQIVIYDSIPCHFYQTMGIQVNPFINPLIQTHKTISPRTSLKNDPIVFIQKTKCTNEANALSLSHETYQKIQELSIKLRESENSFIFILKKYITDPSIQADLMAVVSKHSKIYADSETTTSTTLTNIWMKQLETERIQGRALQETLNVVVKQNRQLQLDNETLFRNHERAISRLHAIHSQNTGEDIKCGLEKQIEHFMRHNERLQQKLVVYYQQLGKYENEMHLSKIHYENLEKEFFSVNEENQLLKAKLDRSKNEYDLEVTSLNTRLENSDQILRDIAVVGKKVIEELITIKSKISNIPNKINWNKLTVESSGTNSIEILNICNDFVTELSNELLTIQENVSFKELEVKHFDSNIGNEETTSYENQLNALRQECELYQEEIIKNKLEFESIISLKEKILEEKLQIINNIHRENHTLQAQVENLEKIIKEIGCGDANYKKDPAIQFQTEFNQILKEKQQLVEKYAQAKDSNRILLENHHQAEQQLNNQKVESHTLKMEVEQLKVKYEAEHQTTLSLQKERKKYLEEKAELKQIFQRMKSDIDRMEKLEEKMLNASNEANRLALIADFNKQIGEKLKEEVIERDNTISLLRGNMDKLNYIQVENTKEKLSLCHELSEVCTIKEQLSTVLSTEVQRNYALCEANKDLESTATDQVKQYQEKFLTERETLKELFKELKSVVQERDNLLIVQNRYLKEIKDLQSNFLDLKKKLSTLIEKSNKKDVKIHRLTESLKNHQDVSKETELKLTKDLIYYKESISSIEAQLRKTKQEKDDLQNSIEYLQNTTQKLHKDLNDSRKSEKDMKMELDKVKLEFKKIDNQNIEHEKTINKLCVEKEKLKSEIDYVNNLCEKVLSDFESSIKINANKEDTFKKECENYKTIILRYEADTNKLQQELKKAQAHLDFMKTNGNSELTAKYLRTIEELKEENHQQKKDFLITEQKLKNMIEELNSKISHKTELHRRLKGNFDEQKIENKNCKQNIEKLKREHKVAIECLEQEVTTLNKKVQELSAALENLRSIKDTAPKINEVSENTCELVQKKKSLQNIVNQLNNTQNSLHDIELQKQILKCNIEEAMKKLETEKKRIEELTKEKETVEKLRFDVSSKCSQLQNEIRESTDHSRSDFDTLRQNEMRTRAMKRELDQSYEIMINLKDEISKFEQQITQLEFQRCELTLRLHESQGHCETEKAICDKLRKINQNILSTIVKMKDEGKVGTSEFNELMMAVQEESCEIYRRDSNLTTITNRSEYELSNALDQNSSKIYKNSQLLH; encoded by the exons atggagaataataatttaattgtaaaa aataaatctgATAACAAAGTATGCCGAGGAAGTAATTCTAGTGTAAACAGTCTCAAATCGTTTAggtcacttaatttattatccagCATTAGAAAAGCTGTTCGTAAAAAGCCCAAAAGCTTAGATAAGCAGGAACAAGTTCAGGAAGCAAACACATCAAACAGCAATTCTTCAATTATGGCAGGGGAAAGTGTGGAAGAAATCAAGTTTACTGAAATGCTAGATGACCAG aataatggGTCTGTTGAAagtcaaattgttatttacgaCTCAATACCTTGTCATTTTTATCAAACTATGGGCATACAAGTTAATCCTTTCATAAATCCACTGATCCAAACACATAAGACGATTTCACCAAGAACCAGTCTAAAAAACGATCCAATCGTctttattcaaaaaacaaa atgTACGAATGAAGCAAATGCATTATCTTTGTCTCATGAAACTTATCAAAAAATTCAGGAgttgtcaattaaattaagagaaagtgaaaacagttttatatttattcttaaaaaatatataacagatCCATCTATACAAGCAGACTTGA tggCAGTAGTAAGCAAACACTCAAAAATTTATGCTGATAGTGAAACAACGACTAGTACGACTTTAACCAATATTTGGATGAAACAGTTAGAGACGGAGAGGATACAGGGGCGTGCCCTTCAGGAAACTCTTAATGTTGTGGTAAAACAAAATAGACAACTACAATTAGATAACGAAACATTATTTCGGAATCATGAGAGGGCAATCTCAAGATTGCATGCAATACATTCGCAAAATACCGGAGAAGATATTAAGTGTG GACTTGAAAAACAAATCGAGCACTTTATGAGACATAATGAAAGATTGCAACAAAAACTAGTTGTATATTACCAACAACtaggaaaatatgaaaatgagaTGCACTTGTCCAAAATTCATTATGAAAATTTGGAGAAGGAATTTTTCTCtgtaaatgaagaaaatcaattattaaaag cCAAGCTAGACAGAtctaaaaatgaatatgaCTTAGAAGTAACATCTTTAAATACCAGATTAGAAAACAGTGATCAAATCTTAAGAGATATAGCTGTGGTAGGAAAGAAAGTGATAGAAGAATTGATAACTATTAAAAGCAAGATAAGTAACAttccaaacaaaattaattggaataaattgACGGTGGAG TCTTCAGGAACTAATTccatagaaatattaaatatatgcaaTGACTTTGTTACTGAATTATCAAACGAGCTATTAACAATACAGGAAAATGT ATCATTTAAAGAACTGGAGGTAAAACATTTTGACAGTAACATTGGAAATGAAGAAACAACATCTtatgaaaatcaattaaatgctCTAAGGCAGGAATGTGAACTCTATCAagaggaaataattaaaaataaattagaatttgagAGCATAATTTCCTTAAAAGAAAAGATATTGGAAGAAAAACTCCAAATCATTAATAACATACACAGAGAAAATCACACGTTACAAGCACAAGTAGAGAATTTAGAaaagattattaaagaaataggCTGTGGCGatgcaaattataaaaaagatccCGCCATACAATTTCAAACAGAATTCAATCag atattaaaagaaaagcaACAACTGGTTGAAAAGTATGCTCAGGCCAAAGATAGTAATCGAATTTTACTGGAAAATCATCATCAAGCTGAACAGCAGTTAAACAATCAAAAAGTTGAGAGTCACACTTTGAAAATGGAAGTGGAACaactaaaagtaaaatatgaaGCTGAACATCAAACAACTCTGT caTTACAAAAAgaacgtaaaaaatatttggaggAAAAGGCAGaacttaaacaaatattccaACGCATGAAATCGGATATTGACCGAATGGAGAAGTTGGAGGAAAAGATGCTCAATGCAAGCAACGAGGCTAATCGTTTGGcg ttaatagcagatttcaataaacaaattggaGAAAAACTCAAAGAAGAAGTCATTGAACGCGACAATACTATTTCACTGCTCAGAGGAAACAtggacaaattaaattatattcaagtcGAAAATACGAAAGAGAAGCTGTCACTATGTCATGAGCTTTCTGAAGTCTGTACCATTAAGGAGCAGCTTTCTACCGTTCTGTCAACGGAAGTTCAACGAAACTATGCTTTATGTGAAGCAAACAAAGATTTGGAAAGCACTGCTACTgaccaa GTAAAACAATAccaagaaaaatttttaacggAAAGAGAAAccttaaaagaattatttaaagaactaAAAAGTGTAGTGCAAGAAAGAGATAATTTACTAATAGTTCAAAATCGATATCTAAAAGAG atTAAAGATCTTCAATCGAACTTTTtggatttaaagaaaaaacttaGCACCTTAATAGAGaagtcaaataaaaaagatgtaAAAATCCATCGACTAACTGAAAGTTTAAAGAACCATCAAGATGTCTCGAAAGAAACGGAATTAAAGTTAACGAAAGatctaatatattacaaaGAATCGATATCCTCCATAGAGGCTCAATTAAGAAAGACGAAACAAGAAAAGGATGATCTTCAAAATAGTATTGAGTATCTTCAAAATACCACTCAAAAACTTCACAAGGACTTAAATGATTCCAGAAAATCTGAAAAG gatATGAAAATGGAACTGGATAAAGtaaaattggaatttaaaaaaattgataatcaaAACATAGAAcatgaaaaaacaattaataaattatgtgttgAGAAAGAAAAACTTAAATCTGAAATCgattatgttaataatctATGTGAGAAAGTCTTATCTG attttgagtctagtataaaaataaacgccAACAAAGaagacacatttaaaaaagaatgcgaaaattataaaacaattatattaagataCGAGGCGGATACAAATAAGTTACAAcag GAGTTAAAAAAAGCACAAGCACACTTAGATTTTATGAAAACCAATGGCAATAGTGAATTAACTGCGAAATATCTTAG gaCCATCGAGgaattaaaagaagaaaaccatcaacaaaaaaaagattttctaATAACCGAACAGaagttgaaaaatatgatAGAAGAATTGAATTCCAAAATTTCTCATAAAACTGAGCTGCATAGAAGATTAAAGGGAAATTTCGACGAACAAaagattgaaaataaaaattgtaaacagaATATAGAAAAACTTAAAAG GGAGCACAAAGTAGCTATTGAATGTTTAGAACAAGAAGTAActacactaaataaaaaagttcagGAACTTTCTGCCGCATTAGAAAATCTAAGGTCTATAAAAGATACAGcaccaaaaataaatgaagtttCAGAAAATACTTGTGAATTAGTGCAGAAAAAGAAGTCGTTACAAAACATAgtcaatcaattaaataacactCAAAATTCACTTCATGATATAGAGTTACAAAAG CAAAtactaaaatgtaatatagaGGAAGCAATGAAGAAGTTGGAGACAGAAAAGAAAAGAATTGAAGAACTGACGAAGGAAAAGGAAACTGTCGAAAAACTGCGATTTGATGTATCTTCAAAATGTTCCCAGCTACAAAAtgag ataaggGAATCGACAGATCATAGTCGATCAGACTTTGATACGTTACGCCAAAATgag ATGAGAACAAGAGCTATGAAACGTGAATTAGACCAAAGTTatgaaataatgataaatttgaaagatgaaatttccaaatttgaaCAACAAATCACGCAATTAGAATTCCAAAG GTGCGAATTAACTTTACGTCTACACGAATCACAAGGTCATTGTGAAACTGAAAAAGCCATTTGTGATAAATTGcgaaaaataaatcagaacATTCTATCAACGATAGTGAAAATGAAAGACGAAGGTAAAGTAGGAACCTCCGAATTTAATGAACTGATGATGGCGGTGCAAGAAGAAAGCTGCGAAATTTACAGACGAGATTCTAACctcacaacaataacaaacagATCTGAGTATGAACTTTCAAATGCCTTAGATCAAAACTCttcaaaaatctataaaaactcACAACTTCTTCATTAA
- the LOC126264482 gene encoding uncharacterized protein LOC126264482, with translation MKHRHFKDLTDLIDIANVETKFRDVVIPELFTTHEDNLMTQFTSALVAGIFRHAYEKMVILRGMFRVRGFYPQEKMIIYKNLKERFEHRDAEDNIPLEDLNYFKLQKEINVLMIIWKEACMEIKEFGTYLNAAEMVEVLNKHAEDEKRLVSQEPINKKKMHELRTKVARDKEYYLKAIDETVKEIHILKFTLEDVKAYSMYELNYLNEYEDARIEQNSLSFLGKEKELQSYIDEMKVKINDENLVHELMSSYMEESKDDYLADIDYWTKYYETELETYENQIMEIKTKIERTQENVLGLRRDYEKREAQIKEWLEYMEKTKEKERQEALELWSSLTIQVWWRYVMKKLKLGPFKKKGKGKK, from the exons ATGAAACACAGACATTTTAAGGACCTAACAGACCTCATTGACATCGCTAATGTTGAAACGAAGTTCCGTGATGTCGTTATCCCGGAACTGTTTACAACCCACGAGGACAACTTGATGACCCAGTTCACCTCTGCACTGGTGGCTGGAATATTTCGTCATGCTTATgaaaaaatggtaattttacGAGGAATGTTCCGAGTTCGTGGATTTTACCCGCaagaaaaaatgataatttacaaaaatttaaaagaaag atTCGAACATCGGGATGCTGAGGACAACATACCTTTGGAGGATCTCAACTATTTTAAACTTCAAAAGGAGATAAATGTGCTAATGATAATTTGGAAGGAAGCTTGTATGGAAATTAAGGAATTCGGAACTTACTTAAATGCTGCTGAAATGGTTGAAGTTTTGAATAAGCATGCTGAAGACGAGAAACGACTGGTGTCTCAGGAAccgataaataaaaagaagatGCATGAATTACGTACCAAAGTTGCGAGGgacaaagaatattatttgaaagctaTAGACGAAACCGTCAAagaaattcatatattaaaattcacacTAGAAGATGTTAAag cttACAGCATGTATGAACTGAACTATTTAAATGAGTATGAAGACGCAAgaattgaacaaaattcaTTAAGCTTCTTGGGAAAGGAAAAAGAGTTGCAATCATACATTGACGAAATGAAAGTGAAAATTAATGACGAAAATCTGGTTCATGAATTAATGAGCAGTTACATGGAAGAAAGTAAAGAT GATTATTTAGCTGATATTGACTACTGGACTAAATATTACGAAACTGAACTGGAAACCtatgaaaatcaaataatggaaatcaaaactaaaatAGAAAGGACACAGGAAAATGTACTTGGACTACGCCGTGATTATGAAAAAAGAGAAGCACAAATTAAAGAATGGTTAGAATATAtggaaaaaactaaagaaaaggAAAGACAAGAAGCTTTGGAACTGTGGAGTTCTTTAACGATTCAG gtTTGGTGGAGATATGtgatgaaaaaattgaaactagGTCCTTTCAAAAAGAAGGGCAAGGgcaagaaataa